In Halobacteriovorax marinus SJ, the following proteins share a genomic window:
- the mnmD gene encoding tRNA (5-methylaminomethyl-2-thiouridine)(34)-methyltransferase MnmD, translating to MLIFKEVSTISSGNNVIFTGQLGSYSSVTTADQSVTLYSEYFDEKCHSSAGAISETDYNYIQGCEVLERLKIDSPFTIFEVGYGVGLGALRTFELSRHKQPAQISFISCELDEELVKWTIQNQKHPLIQSLEKVLIDGEIYYQSKLDHFTLTIIIGDIREKFSKAMHDLATAPLMAIYQDAFSPKKNPSLWTKEWFTELKEHSDERCILSTYSAAMGVRKALMEANWNVFRREGYGEKRSTTIARSDLPMKEQFRDNILRSPDLCLEDKLIFSYR from the coding sequence ATAAGTAGCGGAAATAACGTTATATTCACAGGTCAATTAGGGTCATATTCTAGCGTCACTACCGCTGATCAAAGCGTTACGCTCTATAGTGAGTACTTCGATGAGAAGTGTCACTCCAGTGCCGGTGCGATTTCTGAGACAGATTATAATTATATTCAAGGCTGCGAAGTCCTAGAGAGACTTAAAATAGATAGTCCCTTCACTATTTTTGAAGTTGGCTATGGTGTAGGTTTAGGAGCTCTAAGAACTTTTGAACTTAGCCGTCATAAACAGCCAGCACAAATTTCTTTTATAAGCTGTGAGCTAGATGAAGAGTTAGTAAAATGGACTATTCAAAATCAAAAACATCCACTTATTCAATCTCTAGAAAAAGTTCTAATTGATGGAGAGATCTACTATCAAAGTAAGCTTGATCATTTTACACTTACAATTATCATTGGTGATATTAGAGAGAAGTTTTCAAAGGCAATGCACGACCTTGCCACTGCGCCACTTATGGCCATCTACCAAGATGCTTTTTCTCCTAAGAAAAACCCTAGCCTCTGGACTAAGGAGTGGTTCACTGAACTCAAAGAGCACTCTGATGAAAGGTGTATACTTAGCACTTACTCTGCTGCAATGGGCGTACGAAAAGCTCTCATGGAAGCCAATTGGAATGTCTTTAGACGCGAAGGTTACGGAGAAAAAAGATCAACTACTATTGCCAGAAGTGATCTTCCAATGAAAGAGCAATTTAGAGACAATATCTTACGCTCTCCAGACCTATGTCTTGAAGATAAATTAATCTTTTCTTATAGATAA
- a CDS encoding HD domain-containing phosphohydrolase, which translates to MSQVILIEENENLRDLLAINLKTYVGSEVIPRSSASEAIDLINILPNVDLIITQNEVGDEKTAQVLFEYLKENDSEISMIVNGAFNHVDEEKLIVIPEEKDWEKIIATAAQVLGVSVESLEKRVLPEFIPIEIRYFLPLDSSCCDVFIRIKKSATEYQFIKRIHAGDNYSRSLVDKYIEQGLNFFYIPKEFQNNFTNYVSDHLCQKLDEDNFKNIDQKIEVIAQSYDIALKEIKNLGFNSATIQLTDSIVKSMISASKNSPEVNNVLHKVINSKSGYLYQHGHMTSIVANEIAKNLGIDQELITLRLAYASFFKDITFVDNEDLAKIASFETLEKANLNEEDWDLVFNHALDGALLIRKHPEAPIDVDTIIKNHHGTTNGKGFSTGTIDKLPLESKIFIVACEFVRELLDFKEKGGKPHPIVDELYKTYSSKDMVRVIKALESTLRSKAVKK; encoded by the coding sequence GTGTCTCAAGTAATTCTCATTGAAGAAAATGAAAATTTAAGGGATCTTCTGGCCATAAATTTAAAAACCTATGTAGGGAGCGAGGTTATTCCACGCTCAAGTGCTTCCGAGGCCATTGATCTCATCAATATTTTACCCAATGTCGATCTTATCATCACTCAAAATGAAGTTGGTGATGAGAAAACAGCGCAAGTTCTCTTTGAATACTTAAAAGAGAATGATTCTGAAATTTCTATGATAGTTAATGGAGCCTTTAATCATGTTGATGAAGAAAAGCTCATTGTTATTCCCGAGGAAAAAGATTGGGAAAAAATTATAGCCACGGCTGCTCAAGTTCTAGGAGTGAGTGTTGAGTCTCTTGAAAAGAGAGTGTTACCAGAGTTTATTCCTATTGAAATACGCTATTTCCTTCCACTAGATTCGTCTTGTTGTGATGTCTTTATTCGTATTAAGAAATCTGCCACAGAATATCAATTCATAAAGAGGATTCATGCAGGAGATAATTACTCTAGATCTCTAGTTGATAAGTATATCGAACAAGGCCTCAATTTCTTCTATATTCCTAAAGAGTTTCAAAATAATTTTACAAATTATGTTTCTGATCACCTTTGTCAAAAACTAGATGAAGATAATTTTAAGAATATAGATCAAAAGATTGAAGTCATAGCTCAGAGTTATGATATTGCACTCAAAGAAATTAAAAACCTCGGCTTTAATAGTGCTACAATTCAGCTAACTGATAGCATTGTAAAGAGTATGATTTCTGCATCCAAAAACTCTCCTGAAGTTAATAACGTGCTACATAAAGTTATTAATTCAAAGAGTGGCTATCTCTATCAGCATGGACATATGACCTCGATCGTTGCCAATGAGATTGCAAAGAATTTAGGAATAGACCAAGAGTTGATTACTCTTAGACTCGCCTATGCTAGCTTCTTTAAAGATATTACTTTTGTGGATAATGAAGACTTAGCAAAGATCGCTAGTTTTGAGACGCTTGAAAAAGCAAATCTAAATGAAGAGGATTGGGACCTTGTCTTCAATCACGCCCTAGACGGTGCCCTTCTTATTAGAAAGCATCCTGAAGCGCCCATCGATGTAGATACAATTATTAAAAATCATCATGGAACAACAAACGGTAAAGGTTTCTCTACCGGAACAATTGATAAGCTTCCACTTGAGTCAAAGATATTTATAGTTGCTTGTGAATTCGTAAGAGAATTATTAGACTTTAAAGAAAAAGGCGGCAAGCCCCATCCTATCGTAGATGAGCTCTATAAGACATATTCATCAAAAGATATGGTGAGAGTAATCAAGGCCCTTGAATCAACTTTAAGAAGTAAAGCAGTTAAGAAATGA
- a CDS encoding NAD(P)H-dependent flavin oxidoreductase, producing MSTPFKNSRITELFSIQYPIIQAGMVYCSGAKLAAASANAGCLGIIGAGSMRPDLLDQQIKKAQSLTNNSLAVNIPLLYKYANEHIEIALKNGIKIFFTSAGSPKKYTQYLKEKGCIVVHVTSSPELALKCQQAGVDAVVAEGFEAGGHNGRDEITTMSLIPQVVKAVDIPIIAAGGISSGQSILATLALGADAVQIGSRFACTQESSAHINFKNAIMAAKSGDTSLSMKELVPVRLLKNPFYEKVLQLEKSCASKEAFIQLLGTGRARDGMLEGDMVEGELEIGQVSALIDDIPSVAQLVDRLLNEYRTTLEKF from the coding sequence ATGAGTACCCCATTTAAAAATAGTAGAATAACAGAGCTCTTCTCGATTCAGTACCCTATTATACAAGCAGGCATGGTCTATTGCTCAGGTGCAAAGCTAGCAGCGGCCAGTGCCAATGCTGGATGTCTTGGAATAATTGGAGCTGGCAGTATGAGACCAGACCTTCTCGATCAACAAATCAAGAAGGCGCAGAGTCTCACTAATAATTCCCTAGCAGTCAATATTCCTCTACTTTATAAGTATGCTAATGAACATATTGAGATCGCTCTTAAAAATGGTATAAAGATTTTCTTCACTAGTGCCGGAAGTCCTAAGAAGTACACTCAATATTTAAAAGAAAAGGGCTGCATTGTTGTCCACGTCACAAGCTCCCCAGAGCTTGCACTTAAGTGTCAACAGGCGGGAGTGGACGCCGTTGTAGCAGAGGGCTTTGAAGCCGGTGGACACAATGGAAGAGATGAGATCACGACGATGAGTCTAATCCCACAAGTGGTAAAGGCGGTAGATATTCCCATAATTGCAGCTGGAGGCATCTCCAGTGGTCAATCAATACTAGCGACACTCGCTCTGGGTGCAGACGCTGTGCAAATTGGATCTCGCTTCGCTTGTACACAGGAGTCCTCTGCTCATATAAATTTTAAAAACGCTATCATGGCGGCTAAGTCTGGAGATACTTCTCTTTCGATGAAAGAACTTGTACCTGTGCGGTTATTGAAGAATCCATTCTATGAAAAAGTACTGCAACTAGAAAAGAGCTGCGCTTCCAAAGAGGCCTTTATTCAACTACTAGGAACAGGTAGGGCCAGAGATGGAATGCTTGAGGGTGATATGGTTGAGGGTGAACTTGAAATTGGACAAGTGAGTGCACTCATTGACGATATACCAAGTGTAGCGCAATTAGTGGACAGACTTTTAAATGAGTACCGCACTACTCTTGAAAAGTTTTAA
- a CDS encoding DNA-methyltransferase produces MTKLLEVGPHRHINGDSTIGSNYESIMQGEKAQMLYADPPYCLLVRRNKKTGALRDPKKAKINHEAVTRYENTKAYKYFTRNWLSEAVKHISEDGTLVIWTNYLGIKPIKDVALELGYEHFYGEFLWGKLAKETNSGNETNVRLYEVALVFSKIPKKELSNSDLPLQWSIITKYDEEGEATKWDNHPNHKPFSSLEPLIRNFTRPGDRVLDPFTGSGSTPAACIQLGRKISGIELREHWADISQRRIAELAKS; encoded by the coding sequence ATGACAAAACTTCTAGAAGTCGGTCCACACCGCCACATTAATGGTGACTCAACTATTGGGTCAAATTATGAATCTATCATGCAGGGAGAGAAGGCGCAGATGCTCTACGCAGACCCACCCTACTGCCTCTTAGTTCGAAGAAATAAGAAGACTGGCGCGCTCAGAGACCCTAAGAAAGCTAAGATTAACCACGAAGCCGTGACTCGCTATGAAAACACTAAGGCCTATAAGTACTTTACTCGCAACTGGCTTTCAGAAGCTGTTAAGCATATCAGTGAGGATGGTACTTTAGTTATTTGGACAAATTACTTAGGAATAAAACCTATTAAAGATGTCGCTCTAGAACTAGGATATGAGCACTTCTATGGTGAGTTTCTCTGGGGAAAACTAGCTAAGGAAACCAATAGTGGTAATGAGACCAACGTAAGACTCTATGAGGTTGCTCTTGTTTTTTCAAAAATCCCAAAGAAAGAGCTCTCAAACTCTGACCTTCCACTTCAGTGGTCAATTATAACTAAGTACGACGAAGAAGGAGAGGCCACAAAATGGGATAATCATCCTAATCATAAACCTTTCTCATCTCTTGAGCCGTTGATTAGAAACTTTACTCGTCCAGGGGACAGAGTCCTAGATCCCTTCACAGGGAGTGGATCAACTCCGGCCGCTTGTATTCAGCTAGGGAGAAAGATTTCAGGTATTGAGCTTAGAGAGCACTGGGCAGATATATCCCAGAGAAGAATAGCGGAGCTAGCAAAGAGCTAG
- a CDS encoding substrate-binding periplasmic protein: MKLFALLLLFSMPLAKSNELRFAYGDHNSPPYIIVDRNKEATGGLLLDLAKFISKELGLKYTMVHTPRIRLEELLKKGAVDIYCNSNKSWVSNPDEFYWSEGIFDDANLLYTLTKEHSRIESTEEIVSKIGTIKGFSYHPEIEKLIDRVGRHDLKSHEKLLRFLQLGRVEIIVSSERVLKYYFKSLNTPFYSVSRFRDEFSYACIISKKAKVNINLLLASLKKFKSKEN, from the coding sequence ATGAAGCTCTTTGCTCTATTATTACTTTTTTCAATGCCGCTCGCTAAGTCCAATGAGCTGCGCTTTGCCTATGGAGATCATAACTCTCCTCCCTATATTATTGTAGATAGGAATAAAGAAGCTACCGGTGGGCTACTCTTAGATTTGGCCAAATTTATCTCTAAAGAGCTTGGATTAAAATACACAATGGTTCACACTCCAAGAATAAGATTAGAGGAGCTTCTTAAAAAAGGCGCAGTTGATATTTATTGCAATTCAAATAAGTCTTGGGTGTCTAATCCTGATGAGTTCTATTGGAGCGAAGGGATTTTTGATGATGCCAATCTCTTATACACTCTCACAAAAGAGCATTCTCGCATTGAAAGTACTGAAGAGATCGTTAGTAAAATAGGAACCATTAAGGGCTTTTCTTATCACCCCGAAATTGAAAAACTAATAGATCGAGTTGGAAGACATGATCTAAAAAGTCATGAGAAATTATTGAGATTTTTACAATTGGGAAGAGTTGAAATTATTGTAAGTTCAGAGAGAGTTTTAAAATACTATTTCAAAAGCCTTAATACTCCATTCTACTCAGTCTCTCGTTTTAGAGATGAGTTTAGTTATGCTTGTATTATTTCTAAAAAAGCAAAAGTTAATATTAACTTACTACTTGCCTCACTTAAGAAGTTTAAGAGTAAAGAGAATTAA
- the htpX gene encoding protease HtpX — MLRIGLFILTNLLVIFMVNIVLSIFNVQPYLQGTGLNYQSLLIFCLIWGSVGSLISLMMSKFMAKMAMGVKIVDENSQYGELVRTVHRLAKKANISKMPEVGIYDSPEVNAFATGPSRNNALVAVSTGLLRNMNQDEVEGVLGHEVAHIANGDMITMSLVQGIVNAFVMFFSRVVAFAIDNAMRDEEGRGGLGMFARIGVTIVLDIIFGIAAAPIVAWFSRWREFRADAGGAQLAGKQKMIAALQGLQRTLEIADAEDSDKAFASMKISSKSSLAFLFRSHPPLDVRIKALQQGNY, encoded by the coding sequence ATGTTACGAATTGGTTTATTTATTCTTACGAATTTATTAGTCATATTTATGGTTAATATTGTTCTAAGTATTTTCAATGTTCAGCCATACCTTCAGGGGACCGGTCTAAATTACCAGTCACTATTAATCTTCTGTTTAATCTGGGGATCGGTTGGTTCATTAATCTCATTGATGATGTCTAAATTCATGGCAAAGATGGCCATGGGGGTGAAGATAGTTGACGAGAATAGTCAGTATGGTGAGTTAGTAAGAACTGTTCACAGACTTGCTAAGAAAGCTAATATTTCAAAAATGCCTGAAGTAGGTATCTATGATAGCCCAGAGGTTAATGCCTTCGCTACAGGTCCAAGTCGAAATAATGCTCTCGTGGCCGTTTCTACAGGTCTACTTCGCAATATGAATCAAGACGAAGTTGAAGGTGTTCTAGGACATGAAGTTGCTCACATTGCCAATGGAGATATGATTACAATGTCTCTAGTACAAGGGATTGTGAACGCATTTGTTATGTTCTTCTCAAGAGTTGTGGCCTTTGCAATTGATAATGCCATGAGAGATGAAGAAGGTCGTGGTGGCCTTGGTATGTTTGCACGTATCGGTGTGACAATCGTCTTAGATATTATCTTTGGTATCGCTGCCGCTCCGATTGTTGCTTGGTTTTCAAGATGGAGAGAATTTAGAGCTGATGCCGGTGGTGCACAATTAGCAGGAAAGCAAAAAATGATTGCCGCCCTTCAAGGACTGCAAAGAACATTAGAAATTGCGGACGCTGAAGATAGTGATAAGGCCTTTGCTAGTATGAAAATTTCTAGTAAGTCGAGCCTTGCATTTCTCTTTAGATCTCACCCTCCACTTGACGTAAGAATTAAGGCCTTACAACAAGGGAATTACTAA